The following proteins are encoded in a genomic region of Micrococcaceae bacterium Sec5.8:
- the pgl gene encoding 6-phosphogluconolactonase has protein sequence MSAEPRVSIHPDSTVLMAAIAARLITKLVDIQDKHGEATVVLTGGSMGIGSLKAVAESPAAPAVDWSKVNFWWGDERFVAPDDGERNAGQAHEALLAHINADPARIHVPGSTADFDSAEQAAADYARRLAGAAAAEHAADMSDDRPEQPAALPRFDIVLLGVGPDAHIASLFPEQAGIREKELTVVGVRNSPKPPPLRVSLTLPAINTASEVWMVVAGEDKAGAVGLALAGANPVQVPAAGPRGRNETLWLIDENAAARVPAQLVRKS, from the coding sequence GTGAGCGCTGAGCCCAGAGTAAGCATCCATCCCGACTCGACAGTCCTTATGGCCGCCATCGCAGCCCGCCTGATCACCAAGCTGGTGGACATCCAGGACAAACACGGCGAGGCGACTGTGGTTCTTACCGGCGGGTCGATGGGCATCGGTTCGTTGAAGGCCGTGGCCGAATCCCCGGCGGCCCCCGCCGTCGACTGGTCCAAGGTCAACTTCTGGTGGGGTGACGAACGCTTCGTCGCGCCTGATGACGGCGAACGCAACGCAGGCCAGGCCCACGAGGCACTCCTGGCGCACATCAACGCGGACCCTGCCCGGATCCACGTGCCCGGATCCACTGCGGACTTCGACTCTGCGGAGCAGGCTGCCGCGGACTACGCCCGGCGGCTGGCCGGGGCCGCAGCCGCCGAACACGCTGCGGACATGTCCGATGACCGGCCGGAACAGCCGGCTGCACTCCCCCGCTTCGACATCGTCCTCCTCGGCGTGGGGCCGGATGCGCACATCGCGTCGCTGTTTCCGGAACAGGCCGGCATCCGGGAGAAGGAACTCACCGTGGTCGGGGTCCGCAACTCCCCCAAGCCGCCGCCGCTGCGGGTGTCCCTGACCCTGCCTGCGATCAACACCGCGTCCGAAGTCTGGATGGTGGTGGCGGGCGAGGACAAGGCCGGGGCCGTCGGCCTGGCCCTGGCCGGCGCCAACCCGGTGCAGGTCCCGGCTGCGGGCCCGCGCGGCCGCAACGAAACGCTGTGGCTGATCGACGAGAACGCGGCCGCACGGGTTCCGGCCCAGCTGGTCCGGAAGAGCTAG
- a CDS encoding phosphoglycerate kinase — MTFHTLDELIADGVRGRYVLVRSDLNVPLDGSTVTDDGRIKASLPVLAKLTDAGARVLVTAHLGRPKGAPEDKYSLKPAVARLAGLAPFKVSLAGDTVGDAAKAAAEALQDGEALVLENVRFDARETSKDDAERGAFADELVALTGSGGAFVDDAFGAVHRKHASVYDVATRLPSYQGDLVRTEVEVLRKLTTDTQRPYVVVLGGSKVSDKLAVISNLIGKADTILVGGGMLFTFLAAAGHKVGGSLLEEDQVPVVQDYLKRAADAGTEFVVPTDVVVAGKFAADADHETVRADAIEESGFGASGIGLDIGPESAAAFAERIKDAKTVFWNGPMGVFEFPAFAAGTRAVAEALTGTDAFTVVGGGDSAAAVRTLGFADDQFGHISTGGGASLEYLEGKELPGLSVLDR, encoded by the coding sequence ATGACATTCCACACCCTCGACGAATTAATCGCTGATGGTGTCCGCGGGCGGTACGTTCTGGTGCGAAGTGACCTGAACGTGCCGCTCGACGGCTCTACAGTGACTGATGACGGCCGGATCAAGGCCTCCCTCCCAGTGCTGGCGAAGCTCACGGACGCCGGCGCCCGCGTGCTGGTCACAGCCCACCTCGGCCGCCCCAAGGGTGCGCCCGAGGACAAATACTCGCTCAAGCCCGCCGTCGCCCGGCTGGCCGGGCTGGCCCCGTTCAAGGTGTCCCTTGCGGGGGACACCGTCGGAGACGCCGCGAAGGCTGCAGCTGAGGCGTTGCAGGACGGCGAGGCCCTTGTCCTGGAGAACGTGCGCTTCGACGCGCGGGAAACGTCCAAAGACGACGCCGAACGGGGTGCCTTCGCGGACGAGCTCGTGGCCCTCACCGGTTCCGGCGGAGCTTTCGTGGACGACGCCTTCGGCGCGGTGCACCGCAAGCATGCGTCCGTCTACGACGTCGCGACCCGGCTGCCGTCCTACCAGGGCGATCTGGTCCGCACCGAAGTTGAGGTGCTGCGCAAGCTCACCACCGACACCCAGCGGCCCTACGTCGTTGTGCTGGGCGGTTCCAAGGTCTCGGACAAGCTCGCTGTGATCAGCAACCTCATCGGCAAGGCAGACACCATCCTGGTCGGCGGCGGCATGCTGTTCACCTTCCTTGCCGCTGCAGGCCACAAAGTCGGTGGAAGCCTGCTCGAAGAGGACCAGGTCCCGGTGGTCCAGGACTACCTCAAACGCGCGGCGGACGCCGGCACCGAATTCGTGGTTCCCACCGACGTCGTGGTCGCCGGCAAGTTCGCTGCCGACGCCGACCACGAAACGGTGCGCGCCGACGCGATTGAAGAGTCCGGCTTCGGTGCCTCCGGTATCGGTCTGGACATCGGACCGGAATCGGCGGCCGCGTTTGCGGAGCGGATCAAGGACGCGAAGACGGTGTTCTGGAACGGTCCCATGGGCGTGTTTGAGTTCCCGGCGTTCGCTGCCGGCACCCGCGCCGTCGCTGAGGCCTTGACCGGAACGGACGCCTTCACCGTCGTCGGCGGCGGCGACTCCGCCGCTGCGGTCCGGACCCTCGGCTTCGCCGATGACCAGTTCGGGCACATTTCCACCGGCGGCGGCGCCAGCCTGGAGTACCTCGAAGGCAAGGAACTCCCGGGCCTCAGCGTCCTGGACCGCTAA
- the secG gene encoding preprotein translocase subunit SecG: protein MDVLHVILQVLLGITSLLLTLLILLHKGRGGGLSDMFGGGMTSGLSSSGVAERNLNRFTVILGVTWGVVIIGLGLLMRFTGGGDS, encoded by the coding sequence GTGGACGTTCTTCATGTCATCCTGCAGGTCCTCCTGGGCATCACCAGTCTTTTGCTGACCCTGCTCATCCTGCTCCACAAAGGCCGCGGCGGAGGCCTCTCGGATATGTTCGGTGGCGGTATGACATCGGGCCTCAGCTCCTCCGGCGTGGCCGAAAGGAACCTGAACCGCTTCACGGTTATCCTCGGCGTCACCTGGGGTGTCGTGATTATCGGGCTGGGCCTGCTCATGCGATTCACCGGAGGCGGCGACTCCTAG
- the tpiA gene encoding triose-phosphate isomerase: protein MTTSTNGTFDRRPFIAGNWKMNMDHVQGITLLQKLAWTLSDAKHDYTRVEVAVFPPFTDLRGVQTLVQGDELNVVYGGQDLSPADSGAYTGDISGQFLAKLGCSYVLVGHSERRTIHHEADDVLNAKTKAAFKHGVTPVLCVGEGLEIRQAGTHVDHTLAQLRAGVEGLTAEQAAELVVAYEPVWAIGTGEVAGPGDAQEMCAAIRAELATLFGGDVANKTRLLYGGSVKANNAASILKERDVDGLLVGGASLDAAEFANIVRFESHLLTD, encoded by the coding sequence GTGACTACGTCAACCAACGGCACCTTCGACCGCAGGCCCTTCATTGCCGGCAACTGGAAGATGAACATGGACCATGTCCAGGGCATCACTCTCCTGCAGAAACTGGCCTGGACTCTGTCCGATGCCAAGCACGATTACACCCGGGTGGAGGTGGCCGTTTTCCCGCCGTTCACCGATCTCCGCGGCGTCCAGACCCTGGTTCAGGGCGATGAGCTCAACGTTGTCTACGGCGGACAGGATCTCTCCCCGGCGGACTCCGGCGCTTACACCGGTGACATCTCCGGCCAGTTCCTCGCCAAGCTGGGCTGCAGCTACGTCCTGGTCGGCCACAGCGAACGCCGCACCATCCACCACGAGGCGGATGACGTCCTCAACGCCAAAACCAAGGCGGCGTTCAAGCACGGCGTCACCCCGGTACTGTGCGTCGGCGAGGGCCTGGAAATCCGGCAGGCCGGAACCCATGTTGATCACACGCTGGCGCAGCTCCGCGCCGGCGTCGAAGGCCTCACCGCGGAGCAGGCAGCGGAGCTCGTCGTCGCCTACGAGCCGGTCTGGGCGATCGGAACGGGTGAAGTCGCCGGTCCCGGGGACGCTCAGGAAATGTGCGCTGCCATCCGTGCCGAGCTCGCCACGCTGTTCGGAGGGGACGTCGCCAACAAGACCCGGCTCCTCTATGGCGGTTCTGTGAAGGCGAACAACGCCGCGTCGATTCTCAAGGAACGCGACGTGGACGGATTGCTCGTGGGTGGCGCCAGCCTTGATGCCGCCGAGTTTGCTAACATTGTCAGGTTCGAGAGTCACCTGTTGACCGATTAG
- a CDS encoding glucose-6-phosphate isomerase — MTTLSYDATGAARLAHDQHLPALLEEKVATRIFAKDATLWGPDAEAEASVRLGWVEAATVSQALVADILALRDALRAEGVSRIVLCGMGGSSLAPEVIAGTAGVELAVLDSTDPEQVAAALADRLAETAIVVSSKSGSTLETDSQRRIFEHAFTEAGLDAKSRIVIVTDPGSPLDKASREAGYRAVFNADPNVGGRYSALTAFGMVPCGLAGVDIQAFLDEAEEAAEVLNEDGAENIGLALGAALGGTSPLRNKVVIAEDGSGIKGFADWAEQLIAESTGKLGTGVLPVVAGPRSPEATLGAPDVLVVRLVAADADVELGENEVAIAGGLPTQMMTWEFATAVAGRLLGINPYDQPDVEAAKVAARGLLDAQPEPTPAAFTDGAIEVRGGDWLGGASTAADAVSALLGELGPEDYLSVQAYFDRLAYAPLEGVRDELAALSGRPVTFGWGPRFLHSTGQFHKGGPAIGVFLQVTAAAATDLAIPDRPFTFGELISAQAAGDAQVLSDHGRPVLRLHLTDRGAGVRQFQELVSTLAGHAAPSTES, encoded by the coding sequence ATGACCACTCTCAGCTACGACGCCACGGGCGCCGCCCGCCTGGCCCACGACCAGCACTTGCCCGCCCTGCTCGAAGAAAAGGTCGCCACGCGGATCTTCGCGAAGGACGCCACCCTGTGGGGCCCCGACGCCGAGGCCGAGGCGTCCGTCCGGCTCGGCTGGGTTGAGGCAGCCACCGTCTCCCAGGCGCTGGTCGCGGACATCCTGGCCCTGCGGGACGCCTTGCGCGCCGAGGGCGTCAGCCGGATCGTGCTGTGCGGCATGGGCGGTTCCTCGCTGGCCCCCGAAGTCATCGCCGGAACCGCGGGCGTCGAGCTGGCAGTGCTGGACAGCACCGACCCGGAACAGGTTGCCGCTGCCCTCGCAGACCGGTTGGCCGAAACCGCGATCGTCGTGTCCTCCAAGTCCGGTTCCACGCTGGAAACGGATTCCCAGCGCCGCATCTTTGAGCACGCGTTTACCGAGGCGGGACTGGACGCGAAGAGCCGCATCGTGATCGTCACCGATCCGGGTTCGCCCTTGGACAAAGCCTCCCGTGAGGCGGGTTACCGGGCTGTTTTCAACGCGGACCCCAACGTCGGCGGCCGGTACTCGGCGCTCACCGCGTTCGGAATGGTTCCCTGCGGCCTCGCCGGTGTGGACATCCAGGCGTTTCTTGACGAAGCGGAGGAGGCCGCCGAGGTTCTCAACGAGGACGGCGCGGAAAACATCGGCCTCGCCCTCGGCGCCGCGCTGGGCGGCACCAGCCCGCTGCGCAACAAGGTGGTCATCGCCGAGGACGGCTCCGGTATCAAAGGCTTTGCGGACTGGGCCGAACAGCTCATCGCCGAATCCACCGGCAAGCTCGGCACCGGGGTGCTGCCGGTGGTCGCCGGCCCGCGCTCCCCCGAAGCCACCCTCGGCGCACCGGACGTCCTTGTGGTCCGTCTCGTCGCGGCGGACGCCGACGTCGAACTCGGTGAGAATGAGGTCGCCATCGCCGGGGGCCTGCCCACCCAGATGATGACGTGGGAGTTCGCCACGGCGGTGGCCGGGCGCCTCCTCGGGATCAATCCCTATGACCAGCCGGATGTCGAGGCCGCCAAGGTGGCGGCGCGCGGTCTGCTGGATGCGCAGCCCGAACCGACGCCGGCGGCCTTCACCGACGGTGCCATCGAAGTCCGCGGTGGAGACTGGCTCGGCGGAGCAAGCACCGCGGCTGATGCCGTCAGCGCGCTCCTCGGCGAGCTGGGCCCGGAAGACTACCTCAGCGTGCAGGCCTACTTCGACCGTCTGGCCTACGCGCCGCTGGAGGGCGTCCGTGACGAACTGGCAGCCCTCAGCGGCCGTCCGGTGACGTTCGGCTGGGGCCCGCGGTTCCTGCACTCCACCGGCCAGTTCCATAAAGGCGGCCCGGCGATTGGCGTTTTTCTGCAGGTCACTGCCGCTGCCGCCACCGACCTGGCGATCCCTGACCGCCCCTTCACCTTCGGGGAGCTGATCTCAGCCCAGGCCGCCGGAGACGCCCAGGTGCTTTCCGACCACGGCCGGCCGGTTCTCCGGCTGCACCTCACGGACCGCGGGGCTGGTGTCCGCCAGTTCCAGGAACTCGTCTCCACGCTGGCCGGCCACGCCGCACCTTCCACCGAAAGCTAA
- a CDS encoding glucose-6-phosphate dehydrogenase assembly protein OpcA, whose product MIVDLPDTTTSKVSKKIMALREQGGVIALGRVLTLVVVTKSGLEEEAIEAANEASREHPCRIIVLADAGAEAPTRLDAQIRVGGDAGASEVIVLRGYGELAEESESLVAALLLPDAPIVAWWPHGAPRNACQTSIGGIAHRRITDSGNEADPQRALENIRRTYKAGDTDLAWTRLTNWRIQLAAVLDQVDSSPVTAVAVEGASDSPSTILLAAWLTLALDAPVTIVADPAGTGIRRVRLTRTGGDVQLFRPGLTVAELSQPGQPVQRISLPRRSLKDCLAEELRRLDPDEVFGEVITIGLPRTNLRSVRPSER is encoded by the coding sequence ATGATTGTAGATCTTCCCGACACCACCACCTCCAAGGTCTCCAAGAAGATCATGGCCCTGCGCGAGCAGGGCGGTGTGATCGCGCTCGGCAGGGTGCTCACCCTCGTGGTCGTGACCAAGTCCGGGTTGGAAGAGGAAGCCATCGAAGCCGCCAACGAGGCCAGCCGGGAGCATCCCTGCCGGATTATCGTCCTCGCCGACGCCGGAGCCGAGGCGCCGACCCGCCTCGACGCACAGATCCGGGTGGGTGGCGACGCCGGTGCCTCCGAGGTCATCGTGCTGCGCGGTTACGGGGAACTCGCAGAGGAAAGCGAATCACTGGTCGCCGCCCTGCTGCTGCCTGATGCGCCGATCGTGGCCTGGTGGCCGCACGGGGCTCCGAGGAACGCCTGCCAGACCTCCATCGGCGGGATCGCGCACCGCCGGATCACGGACTCGGGCAACGAGGCGGATCCGCAGCGCGCGCTGGAGAACATCCGCCGCACCTACAAGGCCGGCGACACAGACCTTGCCTGGACCCGCTTGACCAACTGGCGGATCCAGCTGGCCGCGGTCCTGGACCAGGTGGACAGCTCCCCGGTGACGGCCGTCGCCGTCGAGGGTGCCTCCGATTCGCCGAGCACCATCCTGCTCGCGGCGTGGCTTACGCTGGCGCTGGACGCGCCGGTGACAATCGTCGCGGATCCGGCCGGCACCGGCATTCGCCGGGTGCGGCTCACCCGGACCGGCGGCGACGTGCAGCTGTTCCGGCCGGGCCTGACGGTGGCAGAGCTGAGCCAGCCGGGCCAGCCGGTGCAGCGCATCTCGCTGCCGCGCCGCAGCCTCAAGGACTGCCTCGCGGAGGAGTTGCGGCGCCTGGACCCGGACGAAGTGTTCGGTGAAGTGATTACTATTGGACTGCCACGTACCAATCTAAGGAGTGTCCGTCCCAGTGAGCGCTGA
- the zwf gene encoding glucose-6-phosphate dehydrogenase: MPEKYNGSRPSSGPGRNPLRDPRDRRLNRIAGPSSLVLFGVTGDLARKKLMPAVYDLANRGLLPPSFALVGFARRNWENEDFAAEVKAAVKAYARTPFDETVWTQLSKGIRFVQGEFDDDDAFKRLSETIDELDEQRGTRGNHAFYLSIPPNAFEIVCRQLSKHGLAQAEGNKWRRVVIEKPFGHNLESARQLNDIVESVFPPDAVFRIDHYLGKETVQNILALRFANQLFEPLWNANYVDHVQITMAEDIGTGGRAGYYDGVGAARDVIQNHLLQLLALTAMEEPISFNADDLRAEKEKVLAAVRLPEDLSTHSARGQFTGGWQGGEQVAGYLEEDGIPADSKTETFAAIRVDINTRRWAGVPFYLRAGKRLGRRVTEIAVVLKRAPNLLFTDHGEDDFGQNAVVIRVQPDEGATIRFGSKVPGTQMEVRDVTMDFGYGHSFTESSPEAYERLILDVLLGEPPLFPRHAEVELSWKILDPFEEYWASLAQQPEPYAPGSWGPASAHELLARDGRTWRRP; this comes from the coding sequence ATGCCAGAAAAATACAACGGCAGCCGTCCTTCCTCGGGGCCGGGGCGCAATCCGCTCCGCGATCCGCGCGACAGGCGCCTGAACCGTATTGCAGGACCGTCGTCGCTGGTCCTGTTTGGGGTCACAGGGGACCTGGCCCGGAAGAAACTCATGCCGGCCGTGTACGACCTCGCCAACCGGGGGCTGCTTCCACCGAGCTTCGCCCTCGTTGGCTTCGCCAGGCGGAACTGGGAAAACGAGGACTTCGCCGCGGAGGTGAAGGCGGCGGTCAAAGCCTACGCCCGCACCCCGTTCGACGAGACGGTCTGGACGCAGCTCTCCAAAGGCATCCGGTTCGTGCAGGGCGAGTTTGACGACGACGACGCCTTCAAGCGGTTGAGCGAAACCATCGACGAACTGGACGAACAGCGCGGCACTCGCGGCAACCACGCGTTTTACCTGTCCATCCCTCCGAACGCTTTCGAAATCGTCTGCCGGCAGCTGTCCAAGCACGGACTGGCCCAGGCCGAGGGTAACAAGTGGCGGCGCGTGGTCATCGAGAAGCCTTTTGGCCACAACCTTGAATCGGCACGCCAGCTCAACGACATCGTGGAGTCGGTCTTTCCACCGGACGCGGTCTTCCGGATCGACCACTACCTGGGGAAAGAGACAGTGCAGAACATTCTGGCGCTGCGCTTCGCGAACCAGCTCTTCGAGCCGCTCTGGAACGCCAACTACGTGGACCACGTCCAGATCACCATGGCCGAGGACATCGGAACCGGCGGCCGGGCAGGTTACTACGACGGCGTGGGTGCAGCCCGCGACGTCATCCAGAACCACCTGCTGCAGCTTCTGGCACTGACCGCCATGGAAGAGCCGATTTCTTTCAACGCCGACGACCTCCGCGCCGAGAAGGAAAAGGTCCTCGCGGCCGTCCGGCTCCCCGAGGACCTCTCCACGCATTCGGCCCGCGGGCAGTTCACCGGCGGCTGGCAGGGTGGCGAGCAGGTGGCAGGGTACCTGGAGGAGGACGGCATTCCAGCCGACTCCAAAACGGAAACGTTTGCCGCCATCCGGGTCGACATCAACACCCGGCGCTGGGCCGGCGTGCCGTTCTACCTGCGCGCCGGCAAGCGCCTGGGCCGCCGGGTGACCGAGATCGCCGTCGTGCTCAAGCGCGCGCCGAACCTGCTCTTCACCGACCACGGCGAGGACGATTTCGGCCAGAACGCCGTCGTCATCCGGGTCCAGCCGGACGAAGGTGCTACCATCCGCTTCGGATCCAAGGTTCCGGGCACGCAGATGGAAGTCCGCGACGTCACCATGGACTTCGGGTACGGCCACTCGTTCACGGAGTCCAGCCCGGAGGCGTACGAACGGCTCATTCTCGACGTGCTTCTTGGCGAGCCCCCGCTCTTCCCCCGACACGCTGAAGTTGAGCTGTCCTGGAAGATTCTGGATCCTTTCGAGGAATACTGGGCGTCCCTGGCGCAACAGCCCGAACCCTATGCACCCGGCAGCTGGGGACCTGCCTCCGCCCACGAACTTCTTGCCCGCGACGGACGAACCTGGAGAAGGCCATGA
- a CDS encoding RNA polymerase-binding protein RbpA has product MLHSAPGFRGIRVGATEGASPRHEPPDGIRTPRIQVIYRCAKSHETPLIFAQLPDELIPGVWDCRRCGGTATRDEAQFALEDFPADGFKSHLEYVKERRSSQDADDVLAGALERLRARRGLPGG; this is encoded by the coding sequence ATGCTGCATTCTGCCCCCGGTTTTCGGGGTATCCGTGTAGGAGCCACCGAGGGGGCTTCCCCGCGGCACGAGCCGCCCGACGGCATCCGCACCCCCCGCATCCAGGTGATCTACCGCTGCGCCAAAAGCCACGAGACTCCGCTGATCTTCGCTCAATTGCCGGACGAACTGATCCCCGGGGTCTGGGACTGCCGCCGTTGCGGTGGAACGGCCACCCGCGACGAAGCCCAGTTCGCGTTAGAGGACTTTCCGGCAGACGGCTTCAAGAGCCACCTGGAATACGTTAAAGAGCGGCGCTCCAGCCAGGACGCCGACGACGTCCTGGCCGGAGCGCTTGAGCGACTTCGCGCCCGCCGCGGCCTCCCGGGGGGATAG
- the tal gene encoding transaldolase has product MTTTPSSTPTQQLSDAGVSIWLDDLSRGRLDTGTLRKLIEEKNVVGVTTNPSIFQSALAVAHDYDTVIAAQAAAGNSVEETVFSITTTDVADACDLFAPVAAATKGVDGRVSIEVDPRLAWDAAGTIAEAKALYERVNKDNVLIKIPATLEGLEAITATLAAGISVNVTLIFSLERYRAVVNAFQSGLEQAKDNGHDLATIHSVASFFVSRVDSEVDKRLDAIGTDEARALKGKAGLANARLAYQVYEELFATERWALLADAGALPQRPLWASTGVKDPAYPDTLYVTELVAPGVVNTMPEKTLDATFDHGTVTGNTISRGYNDANATLNALDGLGISYNEVVALLETEGLDKFVASWKELLADVEIALAAARKDA; this is encoded by the coding sequence ATGACCACCACCCCCAGCTCTACCCCCACGCAGCAGCTCTCCGATGCCGGCGTCTCCATCTGGCTCGATGACCTCTCCCGCGGACGCCTGGATACCGGCACCCTGCGCAAACTGATCGAAGAGAAGAACGTCGTCGGGGTCACCACCAACCCGAGCATCTTCCAGTCAGCCCTCGCGGTCGCCCACGACTACGACACCGTGATCGCCGCGCAGGCGGCCGCCGGCAACAGCGTCGAAGAGACTGTCTTCTCCATCACCACCACCGACGTCGCCGACGCCTGCGACCTCTTCGCCCCGGTGGCCGCCGCGACCAAGGGCGTGGACGGCCGGGTGTCGATCGAGGTGGACCCCCGCCTGGCCTGGGACGCGGCCGGCACCATTGCCGAGGCCAAGGCACTCTACGAACGCGTGAATAAGGACAACGTCCTGATCAAAATCCCGGCCACCCTGGAGGGCCTGGAGGCGATCACGGCCACCCTGGCCGCCGGCATCAGCGTCAACGTCACCCTGATCTTCTCGCTGGAGCGCTACCGGGCCGTCGTCAACGCCTTCCAGTCCGGTCTGGAGCAGGCCAAGGACAACGGCCACGACCTCGCTACGATCCACTCGGTGGCGTCGTTCTTCGTCTCCCGCGTTGACTCCGAAGTGGATAAGCGGCTCGACGCAATCGGCACCGACGAAGCCCGCGCCCTCAAGGGCAAAGCGGGCCTGGCAAATGCCCGGCTGGCCTACCAGGTCTACGAAGAGCTGTTCGCCACCGAACGCTGGGCCCTCCTGGCGGACGCGGGAGCCCTCCCGCAGCGTCCACTGTGGGCCTCCACCGGCGTCAAGGATCCGGCCTACCCGGACACCCTGTACGTCACGGAACTCGTCGCCCCCGGCGTCGTGAACACCATGCCGGAAAAGACACTCGACGCGACCTTCGACCACGGTACCGTTACGGGCAACACGATCAGCCGCGGCTACAACGACGCCAACGCCACGCTGAACGCGCTGGACGGCCTCGGAATCTCCTACAACGAAGTTGTCGCGTTGCTTGAGACCGAAGGACTCGACAAGTTCGTGGCAAGCTGGAAGGAACTGCTCGCCGACGTCGAGATTGCCCTCGCCGCTGCACGGAAGGACGCATAG